From Sphingopyxis sp. USTB-05, the proteins below share one genomic window:
- a CDS encoding alpha/beta fold hydrolase, translating into MSRISGRPAIRSEHVYGLSLRVARWREGAPGTPLLFLNGIGADLVAAAPLLAQITGREIWTLDMPGVGGSPDALLPYAAPTIAAVVMEIADRLGHRTIDVAGFSWGGALAQQVAIQFPGRVRRLVLMATTPVMGAPGIGWAAMFDHDMLASGLKIQTATPLGIAYQSAAMIGWSSMAFLSGLNKIPTLVLMGEQDGVMPACYGEMLAEHIDGAVLEVVPGSHLFPFTHAAAISARISAFLDQAPTGQQAAA; encoded by the coding sequence ATGAGCAGGATCAGCGGCCGGCCGGCCATCCGCAGCGAGCATGTTTACGGCCTCAGCCTGCGCGTCGCGCGCTGGCGCGAAGGCGCGCCTGGTACGCCCTTGCTATTCCTCAATGGCATCGGTGCCGACCTGGTCGCCGCCGCACCGCTGCTCGCGCAGATTACCGGTCGCGAAATATGGACGCTCGATATGCCCGGCGTCGGCGGCTCGCCTGACGCGCTGCTGCCTTATGCCGCGCCGACGATCGCGGCGGTGGTGATGGAGATTGCCGATCGCCTTGGCCACAGGACAATCGACGTCGCCGGTTTCAGTTGGGGCGGCGCGCTGGCGCAACAGGTCGCGATCCAGTTCCCAGGACGCGTGCGCCGGCTGGTGCTGATGGCCACAACACCGGTCATGGGTGCGCCTGGAATCGGATGGGCGGCTATGTTCGATCACGACATGCTCGCGAGCGGGCTCAAGATCCAGACCGCTACTCCGCTAGGCATCGCATATCAGAGTGCCGCAATGATCGGATGGAGCAGCATGGCGTTTCTGTCGGGGCTGAACAAGATTCCGACGCTGGTGCTGATGGGCGAACAGGACGGCGTAATGCCCGCCTGTTATGGCGAGATGCTTGCCGAGCACATCGACGGCGCGGTGCTGGAAGTCGTGCCGGGTTCGCACCTCTTCCCCTTCACCCACGCCGCAGCCATCTCGGCGCGAATCAGCGCGTTTCTGGATCAGGCGCCGACGGGGCAACAAGCCGCCGCGTAA